The DNA segment tccccgctgttccccaatttttaagtgttccccaatgaaccttcccctatatatatatatatatatatttttaaatatgcaAGTATATGTTTATTATAATCATACACCATTGTTAttctttaaattttttttatacaaattatataaaaactagttttaACCGTCAAAACCGATGTATCGTACGGTCCGATTTGTCTAGCAATTTAACCCAGAATTTCAATCTAGTTATGGACAAATCAGGTTTTAACCGGGTCCGGGTTTCGTCAACAAAGTCAAGAACCGGGTAGGAtaggaaccggttccgggtacgTTCGGGTTTTTGACCCCGTTTTGACCGGTTCGGGTCCGGGTTTTGACCGGGTAAAGGTGGAACCGGGTCCGGATCGATTCCTTTTGTTACATCCGGGTCTGGAATTGGTATGTACCCGTGGTCGGGTAGGAACAGGTTCAGTGCCGGGTATTCCCTGTCAAGTCCGGAACCAGGTTTTGTTGTGCATCTCTATTAATATCAAAGCTTGCTGAATATAACCATCATTTTTCTATTTCATAAAGAGTCAAAGACAACATGTCAATTCACAAGATCTTAAATTttgtaatattttatttaacagaaaaaaaaatatatatatattatatatcataTATATGGATGGTATCATTATTCCTTTAAACCTTTTCTATCCTACACCAACAAAACAATGTCAACAGTTTCGTTACCATTTCGTTTCGATGCTAAAAAACCCGAACGCCCTTTTCGTATAAacaaaacacaaaagacaaaacTACCCTCCCATCTTCACGTGTCGGGTTTCTTTTCATCAACTGATCGTTGTTGACGATGAGAAGACCTTCTAGACGTTTGAACAGGGTTAACCGAGGGATCATATTTTTGTGAAGCAAGATAGTTGAGAGCAGTAACCACATCAGCAATTAGTGGTCTCATATTTGGTTGTTCTTGAACACACATTGCAGCAATTGCTAGTGCTTGATATAATCCTCGTACCGGATACTCACCTTCTAGCACCGGGTCCGCCATTTGCCAAAATTTTCGTCTATCTTTAAACAACGGTCGCGCCTGTACGAAATTTATTCATCAGTCATCTTGTTTTTGGGAACACATAATATCAGTGCATAGAGATTTTGGCCAAAAATATCAAGAAATAGCAGTCACTAAATAATAAACATGTTTCATAAGTTTTTTCATATTGTTTCATTGTAGtggattttttttaaacgacCTACCTAAATAAAACAgtgtttgttgatttttttcgATCTTCAAAACTATGTCACGTATACaagtttaacaaaaaaaaaaaaaaaaaaaaacaatttccatttaaacttttgaaaaaagtTAGACTAAATAGTAATTTCGTTTCATAATTATTCCACTCAGTATTAGGGATGAGCGGTGGTATTCGAAGGTAAAAATTggtaaaataccggtaccgaaaacaccaaaaagtgggtaccgaaAGTAATTGGGTACAGAAAATTCTGTACCTGTACTGGCACCAGTACGGTAAACCTCATAATGTAATAATATGAAACAATAATGAAACTTGATTATTATTTTCCTAGAAAGTTTATGGGGGGTGCGGTCAATGGACAAACAAAGTAGATTTCATAGAGGCATAAAATATTATTCTTGTTTTAAGACGACGTTTTTGCTCCATTTAACTACACACAACTCGATTCGGTTATGCTTTTTTTGATAAATGGTAAAATGGGttaaaacaaaaagataaaagcAAAGAAGCATTAGCTTATGATAACTCCAAAAAGTACAAGAATAAGGCATCATATGTGGCCCCAATAACCTCATAAATTTGAGAGTGAAATATTTGGATTGTTGATGACTCCCTTTAAAGAAAAATGCATCACAAAAAGAGATTCCCAATAGATAAACTTTACATCAACTTCTTCCCAAGTTAAACTTAAAACCTTGTTTCATGAAAAACCCCGGTTTGAAAAAGAAAACCCGAAAAAAATCTGGTTTGAAAAAAAAGACCCGAAAATAAAAGCGGtttataaaaaaaccggtttaaaAACTGGGGAAAAGGTTGTTTTCTTTAAATAAATTGATATTTTCATTAATTGTTTGTTAGTTACCTCTAAAAAAACCAAATTGGTTTGGCAAAACCCGGTTTGAAACCTGACCCAAACCGTTCCAGACCAATTTGGATGTCATAGGTTTCAAACCGGTTTATTTATCCTATAAAAAACCGGTACggttttttaaaaaaacccgatttgaCCATGAAGTATGTACCTGGTTTCGTTTATACCAAATCAAACAACACGCcgaatgataaaaaaaaaaagttattgtcAACTTTTTGACCATCCGATATTTTTTTACTTTACAAAAAGGAAAGATTAATCAAGgtatttttctataaaaaaaattaagataATATTTGTAATCTAAACTGTTTTTTTCCAGATTTGGTATAAAAGAAACGACATATTTTTTTAAACTATGTATCCCCCTATTATTTTAATTTCTTCCCTAGAATCACAACGATTTTCTATCAACAAGTAAAAAaaccatattttttttttttattctaacaAGTCAAAAGTAATCTCCCATGGTAGCGCATTTCGTTCAAATAACCATTTAAAAAAGAATAacagaatcaaataaaaaaaaacttacccACGCAACAAGATTTTGCTCTGCTGCAGATCTTGTATTATCAATTGCTTTTCGACCCGTAATGAGCTCCAACAGCACCACCCCAAAGCTATATATATCCGATTTGAAAGTGAGTTGACCCGTCATTGCATAATCAGGCGCACAATACCCGTAAGTGCCCATAACTCGAGTGGAAACATGAGTTTTATCTCCAAGTGGGCCCACTTTTGCCAACCCGAAATCTGATAATTTGGCATGATAATCCTCACCTAACAAAATATTTGAACCCTTCAAGTCCCGATATATGACCGGTGGGTTCATTTTATCGTGCAAATACTCTAACCCTCTTGCTGCACCGGCTGCTATTTTCATCCTCGTGTTCCAATCGAGCCGTTTACTGTTGGCCCGATAACCTGgcataaaatttcaaatttttaataAAAGCAGATCGACCcacataaaaattataaaaaaattggtAAATTAGAATCTCTAACATGATCTTCAAAAGTCAACTAAACTACTTTCAACTATAACATAGTTGTTGACAGTGAATAGCAGTAAATAGCGACAAACTACCTATATGCTACGTAAACGATAGCAACGAAATAGCGCCTGCTATTTCATGTTTAGCAATGAAGTAGTTGaaattttagaaatattttaCACGTATATTTTATCAAAAATACGCTTCTTTTTTCAatcgtgaaaaaaaaaaaaaaaaaaaactaatgggcATCACTATTTACATTTATCATAAAATGAATAGATAAAATTACAAAAAACGTCGCTATTTGTCACTAAACACCCTATACCGTCGTATGTGCCCATTGCTACGTAGCACGCTATAGCGATCGCAATAGCCTCTATTGACAACTATGAACttcaaaaattataattttacagaaataaaaaattaaaaaaagaaagaaaaaaagaatTTAAGAGGGTGTAGTAGGCATGGTTTTAAAAAAACGTTTGAGGCGTGCGCCTCAAGGcgcgcctcgaggcgaaacggccaaaaaacgagtctgaggcgcgcctcatggtgtttttaatatatatgcgCCTCAAAGGGCCTAAGGCGCTAAGAAAGCTGTGCCTCAGGGGATTTTGATAGctgttttttatgtttttgactttttgtgtcaatttcaagcatttcatgtcttttttaagtgtgtttttgatgaatctgattatgaaattagttagtattattatttttataatatatataatttttatatttatttattaataccgcctcggccttacgcctcgaggcttacgcctcgtgaggcgaagggaaaacgcttcaaaactcgtttccgttcttttaaaccttggtAGTAGGTGAATACCATGTAAATGGTCTTCTAAAGAACCTAACGGCATATACTCATAGACCAATAATCGTTGTTCTCCTTCGGCACAATAACCGATTAACTTCACAAGATTCGGATGATCTGCCAGGCCTAACGTCAAAACTTCAACGACAAATTCCCGAATCCCTTGCAACCCGTCTGGATCCAGTTGTTTTATAGCCACAATCTGAAATTAACAGAGGTGTTCATAGCTTTAGTATATATCATAAAACAATTAGAAGGTTGTATGCATTTGAAATAGACTTTTTTTGGCTAATGGCCCACACCATTTTAAgctaaattacaaaaaaaaaaaaaaacaaaaacaaaaacaacattcttattaaatatattattatctAAAACTTTGAATAAATTATTTAGGAGATTGTATTTTTATACTAGAAAAAAACTTCAGTGATTTTCAACCTGTTTGATCCGTTCTCGTTTTAGCTAAATCATTTTTTTGGGGTCGCCTTTgagatataaaaaaataataataaaattgatgCATACGTCAACATTAGCCCCGCTTGCAGTAtgacatataatgtatatataatgtggaagtgcactaattttaacgttattttactaatttcgtgaaaataacgttaaaagagggggatggttaatcatgcatcatgtggtggcgttgatagccgaaagacaaaagggtacatgcactaatcggcctttgtcccgattgttgagtgttatgtgccttgtgccaaggcttgatgcaaaactactatcgagccgagggtctcactggaagcagcctctctattcctacggggtagaggtaaggctgtatcctcagaccctaccttagctttgctattgatgggattgactgagtatgatgatgaatGCATACGTCAACATGACGATTGATTTTCACTAACCTGATCAGAATCTTCCAATTTTCCTTTATAAACTTTGCCAAATCCACCCTCACCCAAGAAATAAGCCCCTTTGAAATTATCGGTTGCCTTCACTAATTGCGCGTATGTAAACGTTCTCGCTTTGTTCATAGGACTAGAACTTTGCTCTGGAGAGGGCTTATTCTTCTCGACAACTTCATTGGAAACCGATGTTTGTATAACATTTGGTGCATTTTCCTTCTTCACTTCATTACGTTGTTCGACTTTTATTGTATCTAAATCATATAAACGAACAAAAAAGTTCAAATGCGCTAAATGGTGAACATAAACACCAAAAAGTCAAGATTTTTAGTGTAC comes from the Helianthus annuus cultivar XRQ/B chromosome 4, HanXRQr2.0-SUNRISE, whole genome shotgun sequence genome and includes:
- the LOC110936328 gene encoding probable serine/threonine-protein kinase PBL7, with translation MGCFPCAGGDSSTKKSSKNKRIENTHNDQSNTKASDTIKVEQRNEVKKENAPNVIQTSVSNEVVEKNKPSPEQSSSPMNKARTFTYAQLVKATDNFKGAYFLGEGGFGKVYKGKLEDSDQIVAIKQLDPDGLQGIREFVVEVLTLGLADHPNLVKLIGYCAEGEQRLLVYEYMPLGSLEDHLHGYRANSKRLDWNTRMKIAAGAARGLEYLHDKMNPPVIYRDLKGSNILLGEDYHAKLSDFGLAKVGPLGDKTHVSTRVMGTYGYCAPDYAMTGQLTFKSDIYSFGVVLLELITGRKAIDNTRSAAEQNLVAWARPLFKDRRKFWQMADPVLEGEYPVRGLYQALAIAAMCVQEQPNMRPLIADVVTALNYLASQKYDPSVNPVQTSRRSSHRQQRSVDEKKPDT